A window from Dunckerocampus dactyliophorus isolate RoL2022-P2 chromosome 15, RoL_Ddac_1.1, whole genome shotgun sequence encodes these proteins:
- the pcdh7b gene encoding protocadherin-7b isoform X4: MRTTGAVDYLYYCMLILQFVHQPAAKQVLRYRLAEEGPPDVRVGNVAADLGIVAGSGEVTFTLESGSDFFKIDNITGELTTNERRIDREKLQQCQMIFDENECFIDFEVSVIGPAQSWVDLFEGKVIILDINDNTPSFPSPVLTLSVEENRPIGTLYLLPTATDRDFGRNGIERYELIQDNGENSRRSSGDSYSGKRRFEEGASRSSVFELQVADTTDGEKQPQLIIKGALDREQRDSYELTLRVRDGGDPPRSSQAILRVMITDVNDNSPRFEKSVYEADLLENSSPGTPILQLKAADADVGVNGQIEYVFGAATESVRRLLRLDESTGWLSVLHRIDREEVSQLRFTVMARDRGQPPKMDKATVVLNIKDENDNVPAIEIRKIGRIFLKDGVANVAEDVVVDTPIALVQVSDRDQGENGIVTCTVVGDVPFQLKPASEMEGEQNKKKYFLHTSAPLDYEAMQEYNVVIVAVDSGSPSLASNNSLMVKVGDTNDNAPIFNLNVVEVSFPENNAPGERVTTVAAIDADSAKNAEISYSLDSSVNGIFSIDADSGDIRVNTILDREQTERYEFKVIAKDKGINTLQGSATVVVLVADKNDNEPKFMQDVFTFYVKENLEPNSPVGMVTVIDVDKGQNAQMSLFIEEEEDIFSIENDTGTIFSTLSFDREQKTTYTFRVKAVDGGDPPRSATATVSLFVMDDNDNAPTVTFPINSSYTLLPPSSNIRTVVRTVIATDTDTGINADLNYSIIGGNPFKLFEIDGGTGVISLVGKLEQKHYGLHRLVVQVNDSGQPSQSTTTLVHVYVNETLSNSTVVEAQVAKSLSTSLNTNIAGDPNYDLSKQRLSIVIGVVSGIMTVILIILVVVMARYCRPKNKNGYEAGKKDHEDFFTPQQHDKSKKPKKDKKKQKSKQPLYSSIVTVEASKPNGQRYDGVNEKLSDSPGMGRYRSVNGGPGSPDLARHYKSSSPLPTVQLHPQSPTAGKKHQAVQDLPPANTFVGTGDNISLGSDHCSDYSSQTINKYNKQPFRRVTFSVVSQPQDPHQQGSLQSCYDSGLDESETPSSKSSSGPRLGALPLPEDSYERTTPDGSVGEAEHMENGEKEH, translated from the coding sequence ATGAGGACTACTGGTGCAGTGGACTATTTGTACTATTGCATGCTCATTCTACAGTTCGTGCATCAGCCCGCTGCCAAGCAAGTGCTCCGGTACCGTTTAGCAGAGGAGGGACCCCCGGACGTGAGGGTGGGCAACGTGGCCGCAGACCTGGGCATCGTTGCCGGGTCCGGCGAGGTGACTTTCACGCTTGAGTCAGGCTCTGATTTTTTCAAAATAGACAACATCACAGGTGAGCTCACCACCAACGAGAGACGGATAGATCGTGAAAAACTACAACAGTGCCAAATGATATTTGATGAGAACGAGTGCTTTATAGATTTTGAGGTATCAGTGATCGGCCCAGCCCAGAGCTGGGTTGATCTCTTTGAGGGAAAAGTCATCATTCTAGATATAAATGATAACACTCCGTCTTTCCCTTCACCTGTCCTGACTCTATCTGTGGAGGAAAACAGACCCATTGGAACCCTTTATTTGCTGCCCACAGCCACAGACAGAGATTTTGGCAGGAATGGAATAGAGAGGTATGAGCTCATTCAGGACAACGGGGAGAACTCAAGGCGCTCCTCCGGGGATTCATACTCTGGGAAGAGGAGGTTTGAGGAGGGCGCAAGCAGGAGTAGTGTCTTTGAGCTGCAAGTTGCAGACACCACTGATGGAGAGAAGCAGCCACAGCTCATCATCAAGGGGGCGCTTGATCGGGAACAGAGAGACTCCTATGAGCTCACATTACGCGTGAGGGACGGAGGCGATCCTCCACGGTCCTCGCAGGCCATCCTGCGGGTGATGATCACTGATGTGAATGACAACAGTCCCCGGTTTGAGAAGAGCGTGTATGAGGCAGACCTACTGGAGAACAGTTCCCCTGGCACCCCCATCCTGCAGCTCAAGGCAGCCGACGCAGACGTGGGGGTAAATGGTCAAATAGAGTATGTGTTCGGGGCAGCCACAGAGTCTGTGAGGAGGCTGCTGCGGTTGGACGAGAGCACGGGGTGGCTAAGTGTATTGCACCGCATAGACAGGGAAGAAGTGAGCCAACTGAGGTTCACAGTAATGGCACGTGACCGAGGCCAACCTCCAAAAATGGACAAGGCCACAGTGGTGCTCAACATCAAGGATGAGAACGACAACGTCCCCGCAATTGAGATACGTAAAATTGGACGTATTTTTCTGAAAGATGGAGTTGCAAACGTGGCTGAGGATGTAGTGGTGGACACGCCCATCGCCCTGGTTCAGGTGTCAGATCGCGACCAGGGCGAGAACGGCATTGTGACCTGCACAGTGGTGGGCGACGTTCCCTTCCAGCTCAAGCCAGCGAGCGAGATGGAGGGCGAGCAGAACAAAAAGAAATATTTCCTTCATACATCAGCACCGTTGGACTATGAGGCCATGCAGGAATACAACGTGGTCATCGTGGCTGTGGACTCAGGAAGCCCTAGTCTGGCCAGTAATAACTCTCTGATGGTCAAAGTGGGGGACACAAATGACAACGCTCCCATCTTTAACCTCAATGTAGTAGAGGTGTCATTCCCAGAGAACAATGCTCCTGGTGAGAGGGTGACAACAGTGGCAGCCATTGATGCAGACAGTGCGAAGAACGCTGAAATATCCTATTCCCTCGACTCCTCTGTAAATGGGATTTTCTCTATTGATGCAGACAGTGGAGACATCCGAGTAAACACCATCCTGGATCGAGAGCAAACTGAGCGCTACGAATTTAAAGTGATAGCCAAAGATAAGGGCATAAACACCTTACAGGGTTCCGCAACAGTGGTCGTCCTTGTggcagacaaaaatgacaacgaGCCAAAGTTCATGCAAGATGTGTTTACCTTCTATGTCAAAGAGAACCTCGAGCCAAACAGCCCAGTAGGCATGGTTACAGTCATTGATGTAGATAAAGGCCAAAATGCACAAATGAGTCTTTTtattgaggaggaggaagacatcttttccattgaaaatgacacTGGGACTATTTTCTCAACATTGTCCTTTGACAGGGAGCAGAAAACCACATACACCTTCCGTGTGAAAGCAGTAGATGGAGGTGACCCGCCCAGGTCAGCTACTGCCACCGTGTCACTGTTTGTTATGGATGATAATGACAATGCACCGACTGTCACCTTCCCAATAAACAGCTCCTACACTCTTCTCCCGCCCTCCAGCAACATCAGAACAGTAGTGAGGACGGTTATAGCCACCGACACAGACACTGGCATCAACGCGGACCTCAACTACAGCATTATTGGTGGGAACCCCTTCAAGCTGTTTGAGATTGATGGGGGCACTGGTGTCATTTCACTGGTGGGGAAGCTGGAGCAGAAGCACTATGGACTGCACCGGCTAGTGGTCCAGGTGAATGACAGTGGGCAGCCTTCCCAGAGCACTACAACGCTTGTTCATGTCTATGTTAATGAGACTCTTTCCAATTCCACTGTGGTCGAGGCGCAGGTGGCAAAGAGCCTGAGCACGTCTCTCAATACAAACATCGCCGGTGACCCCAATTACGACCTCAGCAAACAGCGTCTGAGCATTGTCATTGGAGTCGTTTCAGGAATCATGACAGTCATCCTCATTATCCTGGTGGTTGTCATGGCCCGCTACTGTCGGCCCAAGAACAAGAATGGCTATGAGGCCGGCAAGAAGGACCACGAAGATTTCTTCACGCCGCAGCAGCACGACAAGTCCAAGAAGCCCaagaaagacaagaagaagCAGAAGTCCAAGCAGCCGCTCTACAGCAGCATCGTTACAGTGGAGGCCTCTAAGCCCAATGGTCAGCGCTACGATGGCGTCAACGAGAAGCTGTCAGACAGCCCCGGCATGGGCCGCTACCGCTCGGTCAATGGAGGGCCTGGCAGCCCTGATCTGGCTCGACACTACAAGTCCAGCTCACCGCTCCCCACCGTGCAGCTTCACCCGCAGTCCCCAACGGCTGGCAAAAAGCACCAGGCGGTTCAGGACCTGCCCCCAGCCAATACATTTGTTGGCACCGGAGATAACATTTCGCTGGGATCGGACCACTGCTCCGACTACAGCAGTCAGACCATCAACAAGTACAACAAACAG